A window from Sebastes fasciatus isolate fSebFas1 chromosome 22, fSebFas1.pri, whole genome shotgun sequence encodes these proteins:
- the LOC141760201 gene encoding uncharacterized protein LOC141760201 isoform X3, whose amino-acid sequence MEMKSILKSARRVSILKGGDGSTTQSSSICAVRWTLPEEDVQTHSSVPSRPATNTNNTKRSQQHPRQNGLKDLRSLQECVQFIHHWKEQVDQVCKQGSGDPDEGTSKKEAEQSSDRRAERSLEESRKLILEWADELHHVDELLKETSESEDNEEEDANEKAQMRIMDWAKELQMATESCGVQSDELGKVLRQLGLKKKRLVNLLPLLEFITWSLLKEDSTRKISQLWLLAKQRTWQSGIPRYIPNSVWSWICSAEADVILDPMTSHPWLQLSEDQRKVQEGRSEAELPYSSQRFDSWPCVLGWEGYSCGRHYWEVDIANNGCWRVGLTTAGSKRQGRFPMTPKQGYWTLWRSTNQFYACTKPETPLPIGLMPRHMGIYLDYEEGQISFYNAETKSHIYTFTGNFRGKLYPLFAPLDGRTCMTIHPPNTEIEEF is encoded by the exons ATGGAGATGAAAAGTATCCTGAAATCTGCTAGAA GAGTGAGCATATTGAAGGGGGGTGACGGCAGCACCACCCAGAGCAGCTCCATCTGTGCCGTACGCTGGACCCTGCCCGAGGAGGACGTCCAGACTCACAGCTCGGTCCCCAGCAGACCtgccaccaacaccaacaacaccaaacGCTCACAG CAGCATCCTCGTCAGAACGGCCTGAAGGATCTACGCAGCCTGCAGGAGTGTGTGCAGTTCATCCATCACTGGAAAGAGCAAGTGGACCAAGTCTGCAAG CAGGGCAGTGGCGATCCAGACGAGGGCACCAGCAAGAAAGAAGCCGAGCAGAGTTCAGACCGGCGCGCTGAGCGCAGTCTTGAGGAGAGCCGGAAACTGATCCTGGAGTGGGCTGACGAACTCCACCACGTTGACGAG CTCCTGAAGGAGACATCGGAGAGTGAAGATAATGAAGAAGAGGATGCCAATGAGAAGGCCCAAATGAGGATCATGGACTGGGCAAAGGAGCTGCAGATGGCGACTGAG agTTGTGGCGTGCAGAGCGACGAGCTGGGTAAAGTGTTGCGCCAGCTGGGCCTGAAGAAGAAACGTCTGGTCaacctgctgcctctgctggAGTTTATCACCTGGTCGCTGCTCAAAGAAGACAGCACG agAAAGATTTCACAGTTGTGGTTACTGGCAAAGCAAAGGACCTGGCAATCAGGGATTCCAAGATACATCCCCAACTCAG TTTGGAGTTGGATTTGCAGCGCAGAAG CTGATGTGATTCTGGATCCCATGACCAGCCACCCCTGGCTGCAGCTGTCAGAGGACCAGCGTAAGGTCCAGGAGGGCCGCTCAGAGGCCGAACTGCCTTACAGCTCACAGCGCTTCGACAGCTGGCCCTGCGTGCTGGGCTGGGAGGGCTACAGCTGCGGCCGCCACTACTGGGAGGTGGACATAGCCAACAACGGCTGCTGGCGCGTGGGACTGACCACCGCCGGTTCCAAGCGTCAAGGCCGGTTCCCCATGACCCCAAAGCAGGGCTACTGGACCCTGTGGCGCAGCACAAACCAGTTCTACGCCTGCACCAAGCCGGAGACTCCACTGCCCATCGGCCTCATGCCTCGACATATGGGGATCTACTTAGACTACGAAGAGGGTCAGATCTCCTTCTACAACGCAGAAACAAAGTCCCACATCTACACCTTCACCGGAAACTTCAGAGGGAAGCTGTACCCGCTGTTCGCCCCGCTGGATGGTCGCACATGCATGACAATCCATCCTCCAAATACTGAGATAGAGGAGTTTTAA
- the LOC141760201 gene encoding uncharacterized protein LOC141760201 isoform X1 encodes MYFFFLYCRITAFTSSITGHQTFDLFFLFSLLNRREDATMEMKSILKSARRVSILKGGDGSTTQSSSICAVRWTLPEEDVQTHSSVPSRPATNTNNTKRSQQHPRQNGLKDLRSLQECVQFIHHWKEQVDQVCKQGSGDPDEGTSKKEAEQSSDRRAERSLEESRKLILEWADELHHVDELLKETSESEDNEEEDANEKAQMRIMDWAKELQMATESCGVQSDELGKVLRQLGLKKKRLVNLLPLLEFITWSLLKEDSTRKISQLWLLAKQRTWQSGIPRYIPNSVWSWICSAEADVILDPMTSHPWLQLSEDQRKVQEGRSEAELPYSSQRFDSWPCVLGWEGYSCGRHYWEVDIANNGCWRVGLTTAGSKRQGRFPMTPKQGYWTLWRSTNQFYACTKPETPLPIGLMPRHMGIYLDYEEGQISFYNAETKSHIYTFTGNFRGKLYPLFAPLDGRTCMTIHPPNTEIEEF; translated from the exons atgtattttttttttttatattgccgTATTACTGCTtttacttcttccatcactggtcaccaaacatttgatttatttttcctaTTTTCTCTGCTCAACAGGAGAGAGGACGCCACCATGGAGATGAAAAGTATCCTGAAATCTGCTAGAA GAGTGAGCATATTGAAGGGGGGTGACGGCAGCACCACCCAGAGCAGCTCCATCTGTGCCGTACGCTGGACCCTGCCCGAGGAGGACGTCCAGACTCACAGCTCGGTCCCCAGCAGACCtgccaccaacaccaacaacaccaaacGCTCACAG CAGCATCCTCGTCAGAACGGCCTGAAGGATCTACGCAGCCTGCAGGAGTGTGTGCAGTTCATCCATCACTGGAAAGAGCAAGTGGACCAAGTCTGCAAG CAGGGCAGTGGCGATCCAGACGAGGGCACCAGCAAGAAAGAAGCCGAGCAGAGTTCAGACCGGCGCGCTGAGCGCAGTCTTGAGGAGAGCCGGAAACTGATCCTGGAGTGGGCTGACGAACTCCACCACGTTGACGAG CTCCTGAAGGAGACATCGGAGAGTGAAGATAATGAAGAAGAGGATGCCAATGAGAAGGCCCAAATGAGGATCATGGACTGGGCAAAGGAGCTGCAGATGGCGACTGAG agTTGTGGCGTGCAGAGCGACGAGCTGGGTAAAGTGTTGCGCCAGCTGGGCCTGAAGAAGAAACGTCTGGTCaacctgctgcctctgctggAGTTTATCACCTGGTCGCTGCTCAAAGAAGACAGCACG agAAAGATTTCACAGTTGTGGTTACTGGCAAAGCAAAGGACCTGGCAATCAGGGATTCCAAGATACATCCCCAACTCAG TTTGGAGTTGGATTTGCAGCGCAGAAG CTGATGTGATTCTGGATCCCATGACCAGCCACCCCTGGCTGCAGCTGTCAGAGGACCAGCGTAAGGTCCAGGAGGGCCGCTCAGAGGCCGAACTGCCTTACAGCTCACAGCGCTTCGACAGCTGGCCCTGCGTGCTGGGCTGGGAGGGCTACAGCTGCGGCCGCCACTACTGGGAGGTGGACATAGCCAACAACGGCTGCTGGCGCGTGGGACTGACCACCGCCGGTTCCAAGCGTCAAGGCCGGTTCCCCATGACCCCAAAGCAGGGCTACTGGACCCTGTGGCGCAGCACAAACCAGTTCTACGCCTGCACCAAGCCGGAGACTCCACTGCCCATCGGCCTCATGCCTCGACATATGGGGATCTACTTAGACTACGAAGAGGGTCAGATCTCCTTCTACAACGCAGAAACAAAGTCCCACATCTACACCTTCACCGGAAACTTCAGAGGGAAGCTGTACCCGCTGTTCGCCCCGCTGGATGGTCGCACATGCATGACAATCCATCCTCCAAATACTGAGATAGAGGAGTTTTAA
- the LOC141760201 gene encoding uncharacterized protein LOC141760201 isoform X2 codes for MYFFFLYCRITAFTSSITGHQTFDLFFLFSLLNRREDATMEMKSILKSARRVSILKGGDGSTTQSSSICAVRWTLPEEDVQTHSSVPSRPATNTNNTKRSQHPRQNGLKDLRSLQECVQFIHHWKEQVDQVCKQGSGDPDEGTSKKEAEQSSDRRAERSLEESRKLILEWADELHHVDELLKETSESEDNEEEDANEKAQMRIMDWAKELQMATESCGVQSDELGKVLRQLGLKKKRLVNLLPLLEFITWSLLKEDSTRKISQLWLLAKQRTWQSGIPRYIPNSVWSWICSAEADVILDPMTSHPWLQLSEDQRKVQEGRSEAELPYSSQRFDSWPCVLGWEGYSCGRHYWEVDIANNGCWRVGLTTAGSKRQGRFPMTPKQGYWTLWRSTNQFYACTKPETPLPIGLMPRHMGIYLDYEEGQISFYNAETKSHIYTFTGNFRGKLYPLFAPLDGRTCMTIHPPNTEIEEF; via the exons atgtattttttttttttatattgccgTATTACTGCTtttacttcttccatcactggtcaccaaacatttgatttatttttcctaTTTTCTCTGCTCAACAGGAGAGAGGACGCCACCATGGAGATGAAAAGTATCCTGAAATCTGCTAGAA GAGTGAGCATATTGAAGGGGGGTGACGGCAGCACCACCCAGAGCAGCTCCATCTGTGCCGTACGCTGGACCCTGCCCGAGGAGGACGTCCAGACTCACAGCTCGGTCCCCAGCAGACCtgccaccaacaccaacaacaccaaacGCTCACAG CATCCTCGTCAGAACGGCCTGAAGGATCTACGCAGCCTGCAGGAGTGTGTGCAGTTCATCCATCACTGGAAAGAGCAAGTGGACCAAGTCTGCAAG CAGGGCAGTGGCGATCCAGACGAGGGCACCAGCAAGAAAGAAGCCGAGCAGAGTTCAGACCGGCGCGCTGAGCGCAGTCTTGAGGAGAGCCGGAAACTGATCCTGGAGTGGGCTGACGAACTCCACCACGTTGACGAG CTCCTGAAGGAGACATCGGAGAGTGAAGATAATGAAGAAGAGGATGCCAATGAGAAGGCCCAAATGAGGATCATGGACTGGGCAAAGGAGCTGCAGATGGCGACTGAG agTTGTGGCGTGCAGAGCGACGAGCTGGGTAAAGTGTTGCGCCAGCTGGGCCTGAAGAAGAAACGTCTGGTCaacctgctgcctctgctggAGTTTATCACCTGGTCGCTGCTCAAAGAAGACAGCACG agAAAGATTTCACAGTTGTGGTTACTGGCAAAGCAAAGGACCTGGCAATCAGGGATTCCAAGATACATCCCCAACTCAG TTTGGAGTTGGATTTGCAGCGCAGAAG CTGATGTGATTCTGGATCCCATGACCAGCCACCCCTGGCTGCAGCTGTCAGAGGACCAGCGTAAGGTCCAGGAGGGCCGCTCAGAGGCCGAACTGCCTTACAGCTCACAGCGCTTCGACAGCTGGCCCTGCGTGCTGGGCTGGGAGGGCTACAGCTGCGGCCGCCACTACTGGGAGGTGGACATAGCCAACAACGGCTGCTGGCGCGTGGGACTGACCACCGCCGGTTCCAAGCGTCAAGGCCGGTTCCCCATGACCCCAAAGCAGGGCTACTGGACCCTGTGGCGCAGCACAAACCAGTTCTACGCCTGCACCAAGCCGGAGACTCCACTGCCCATCGGCCTCATGCCTCGACATATGGGGATCTACTTAGACTACGAAGAGGGTCAGATCTCCTTCTACAACGCAGAAACAAAGTCCCACATCTACACCTTCACCGGAAACTTCAGAGGGAAGCTGTACCCGCTGTTCGCCCCGCTGGATGGTCGCACATGCATGACAATCCATCCTCCAAATACTGAGATAGAGGAGTTTTAA
- the LOC141760204 gene encoding natural killer cells antigen CD94-like, with product MEDDGRRETPAGAGSCQTCQLTTRVAVAVATTILVMGLLLCLVLFATWTGAPEVDQITSKASGEELMMMMMERLQQCQKERRDLNLMLHTVTQDSRCSLCPDGWLWWRSHCYFFSVGLQEDRQWKESAEFCLQHNSSLVVIKDSAEMEFIQGVMRKFPRFPFLWVGLTDAEQEGQWLWGDGTDIQHYMPVTVEWDADYRDCADLRGGGSLFAARCEAYGPWACKRDS from the exons atggaggatgaTGGTAGGAGGGAAACACCTGCAG GTGCAGGAAGTTGCCAGACTTGTCAGTTGACAACTCGTGTGGCTGTTGCTGTGGCAACAACAATCCTGGTCATGGGACTTCTTTTGTGTTTGGTATTATTTG CCACGTGGACGGGAGCACCAGAAGTGGATCAAATCACCTCCAAAGCTTCGGGAGaggagctgatgatgatgatgatggagcgACTGCAGCAGTGCCAAAAAGAGCGCCGTGATTTGAACCTGATGCTCCACACTGTCACTCAAG ACTCCAGGTGCAGTTTGTGTCCAGACGGCTGGCTGTGGTGGAGAAGTCATTGCTACTTCTTTTCAGTTGGACTGCAGGAGGATCGTCAGTGGAAAGAGAGCGCTGAGTTCTGCCTGCAACACAACAGCAGCCTGGTTGTAATCAAAGACTCTGCAGAGATG GAATTTATCCAAGGTGTGATGAGGAAGTTCCCTCGCTTCCCCTTCCTGTGGGTGGGACTGACGGACGCAGAGCAGGAGGGTCAGTGGCTGTGGGGGGACGGGACAGACATCCAGCACTACATGCC GGTGACGGTGGAGTGGGATGCCGATTACAGGGACTGTGCAGacctgagaggaggagggagtctCTTCGCCGCTCGCTGTGAGGCGTATGGACCCTGGGCTTGTAAGAGAGACTCCtga
- the LOC141761276 gene encoding receptor-type tyrosine-protein phosphatase H, whose translation MGNLSLKDKSCFLIFWTLVLMCSAVQQDYYFHDWRNVTWDQARNHCQVCFKELVTLTPENIQTISQNLSSDCWVGLRKTLYPTSNSSMPWSRWADGKPLIFQNWNPGSPVLKSSSSRRYCCPCPAKTTKTFTTQDVTSFSGPGDNTTATDISSFTSDVTDQTVTDQTGLWVNTTHNPPPATAAPTARVEAECVKLPDVNETDGRFINDSCVAMLSFGAWVEKDCSELLPFICYEDRFFGLASVITITSENASLTWQPGPGDISHYRVEVRADGEQIQKQTDKLTLNLGSLKAGTRYSVQVFPVKCNRDLNPQEIAFYTIPNKVENLTDTNVTESSVFLSWNKPAGNVDFYLIKFQGGKQIKSYREDTEIDSLTPGKRYTFTVLSGVGDNSTWSEETNITAYTKPGKVSNLRVTNITDSSLQLKWVRPEGETECFSVKAMNDTNNTLFDQRVTETEVIIPRLPMGTRITCSVTALTDNGKLEGDKVTVTNYTAPGSISDLILDSTHNSINATWKSSAGSSSSFTVELQLDGKNVTTIHNLKEPRKHFDKLKFAANYTVIVYTVSGHIKSLAVERSKFTGVVPPTNAAVISSNKKNITFQWKAPDNIVTARYSVRINSSFWDHNQSDTVEDKTTYTFVGLESGTRYDFEVRLVADGKSSTPATVSVFTVAEKREITLSMLCSSDESLLCDKYTTRDDVYNQLHEHFYELLGDNVFWKLEKLENENR comes from the exons GTCTGTTTCAAAGAGCTGGTGACACTGACTCCTGAAAACATCCAAACCATCTCCCAGAAtctcagctctgactgctggGTCGGCCTCCGCAAGACATTGTACCCAACCAGCAACTCCAGTATGCCCTGGTCCCGCTGGGCCGACGGGAAACCCCTCATCTTCCAGAACTGGAACCCTGGTTCGCCCGTCTTGAAATCCTCCTCGTCAAGAAGATACTGCTGCCCCTGCCCAGCAAAGACGACAAAGACATTTACAACCCAAGATGTGACAAGCTTTAGTGGACCCGGAGATAACACAACCGCAACGGACATAAGCAGCTTCACCAGCGACGTCACAGACCAAACTGTCACAGACCAAACTGGACTCTGGGTAAACACCACCCATAATCCTCCACCCGCCACAGCTGCGCCCACGGCGCGAGTAGAAGCAGAATGTGTGAAGTTGCCGGATGTCAACGAGACTGATGGGAGATTCATCAACGACTCTTGTGTGGCCATGCTCAGCTTTGGGGCTTGGGTTGAAAAGGACTGCTCGGAGCTTCTGCCTTTCATATGTTATGAAG ATCGTTTCTTTGGCCTAGCCAGCGTGATCACAATTACTTCTGAGAACGCCAGTCTCACATGGCAACCCGGGCCTGGTGACATCAGCCATTACCGCGTAGAGGTCAGAGCCGACggagaacagatacaaaaacagACTGACAAGTTGACCCTTAACCTCGGCAGCCTGAAAGCAGGCACCCGCTACTCAGTCCAGGTGTTCCCTGTTAAGTGTAACAGAGACCTCAACCCGCAGGAGATCGCCTTCTACACCA TACCGAACAAAGTGGAAAACCTCACAGACACCAACGTGACAGAATCCTCTGTCTTCCTGAGCTGGAACAAGCCAGCTGGAAACGTGGATTTCTATCTTATTAAGTTCCAGGGTGGTAAGCAGATTAAAAGTTACAGAGAGGACACAGAAATCGACAGTCTGACACCTGGAAAGCGTTACACATTCACTGTCCTCTCGGGAGTCGGAGACAATTCAACATGGAGTGAAGAAACCAACATCACAGCATACACCA AGCCCGGGAAAGTGTCCAACCTGAGGGTGACTAACATAACCGACAGCTCGCTGCAGCTTAAATGGGTGCGACCTGAGGGGGAAACCGAGTGTTTCTCGGTGAAGGCTATGAATGACACTAATAA CACATTGTTTGATCAACGGGTGACTGAAACGGAAGTGATAATACCGAGGCTGCCAATGGGCACCAGGATAACCTGCAGTGTGACAGCACTGACAGACAATGGCAAACTTGAGGGAGACAAAGTGACTGTCACCAACTACACCG CTCCTGGATCAATTTCAGACCTGATTTTGGACTCAACACATAACTCCATCAATGCCACGTGGAAGTCATCTGCGGGTAGTTCTTCATCTTTCACCGTCGAGCTCCAGCTGGACGGCAAAAATGTAACTACAATACACAACCTAAAAGAACCTAGGAAGCACTTTGACAAACTGAAGTTTGCAGCCAATTACACAGTCATCGTCTACACGGTGAGCGGACATATCAAAAGCCTGGCAGTGGAACGCTCCAAATTCACCG gggTGGTGCCACCTACTAATGCCGCAGTCATTTcatccaataaaaaaaatatcacctTCCAGTGGAAGGCCCCTGACAACATAGTAACAGCCAGGTACTCTGTCAGAATCAACTCCAGCTTCTGGGACCACAACCAGTCTGACACTGTGGAGGACAAAACCACGTACACGTTTGTTGGCTTGGAATCAGGGACCAGGTACGACTTTGAAGTGCGATTAGTGGCTGACGGAAAGTCAAGTACCCCAGCAACTGTGTCAGTTTTTACAG TTGCAGAGAAACGGGAAATCACTCTGTCTATGTTGTGCTCTTCGGATGAATCTCTCCTCTGTGATAAATACACCACGAGGGACGATGTTTATAATCAG TTGCACGAACATTTCTACGAGCTGTTGGGGGACAATGTTTTCTGGAAACTCGAGAAGctggaaaatgaaaacagataa
- the LOC141760201 gene encoding butyrophilin subfamily 3 member A1 isoform X4 has protein sequence MEMKSILKSARRVSILKGGDGSTTQSSSICAVRWTLPEEDVQTHSSVPSRPATNTNNTKRSQHPRQNGLKDLRSLQECVQFIHHWKEQVDQVCKQGSGDPDEGTSKKEAEQSSDRRAERSLEESRKLILEWADELHHVDELLKETSESEDNEEEDANEKAQMRIMDWAKELQMATESCGVQSDELGKVLRQLGLKKKRLVNLLPLLEFITWSLLKEDSTRKISQLWLLAKQRTWQSGIPRYIPNSVWSWICSAEADVILDPMTSHPWLQLSEDQRKVQEGRSEAELPYSSQRFDSWPCVLGWEGYSCGRHYWEVDIANNGCWRVGLTTAGSKRQGRFPMTPKQGYWTLWRSTNQFYACTKPETPLPIGLMPRHMGIYLDYEEGQISFYNAETKSHIYTFTGNFRGKLYPLFAPLDGRTCMTIHPPNTEIEEF, from the exons ATGGAGATGAAAAGTATCCTGAAATCTGCTAGAA GAGTGAGCATATTGAAGGGGGGTGACGGCAGCACCACCCAGAGCAGCTCCATCTGTGCCGTACGCTGGACCCTGCCCGAGGAGGACGTCCAGACTCACAGCTCGGTCCCCAGCAGACCtgccaccaacaccaacaacaccaaacGCTCACAG CATCCTCGTCAGAACGGCCTGAAGGATCTACGCAGCCTGCAGGAGTGTGTGCAGTTCATCCATCACTGGAAAGAGCAAGTGGACCAAGTCTGCAAG CAGGGCAGTGGCGATCCAGACGAGGGCACCAGCAAGAAAGAAGCCGAGCAGAGTTCAGACCGGCGCGCTGAGCGCAGTCTTGAGGAGAGCCGGAAACTGATCCTGGAGTGGGCTGACGAACTCCACCACGTTGACGAG CTCCTGAAGGAGACATCGGAGAGTGAAGATAATGAAGAAGAGGATGCCAATGAGAAGGCCCAAATGAGGATCATGGACTGGGCAAAGGAGCTGCAGATGGCGACTGAG agTTGTGGCGTGCAGAGCGACGAGCTGGGTAAAGTGTTGCGCCAGCTGGGCCTGAAGAAGAAACGTCTGGTCaacctgctgcctctgctggAGTTTATCACCTGGTCGCTGCTCAAAGAAGACAGCACG agAAAGATTTCACAGTTGTGGTTACTGGCAAAGCAAAGGACCTGGCAATCAGGGATTCCAAGATACATCCCCAACTCAG TTTGGAGTTGGATTTGCAGCGCAGAAG CTGATGTGATTCTGGATCCCATGACCAGCCACCCCTGGCTGCAGCTGTCAGAGGACCAGCGTAAGGTCCAGGAGGGCCGCTCAGAGGCCGAACTGCCTTACAGCTCACAGCGCTTCGACAGCTGGCCCTGCGTGCTGGGCTGGGAGGGCTACAGCTGCGGCCGCCACTACTGGGAGGTGGACATAGCCAACAACGGCTGCTGGCGCGTGGGACTGACCACCGCCGGTTCCAAGCGTCAAGGCCGGTTCCCCATGACCCCAAAGCAGGGCTACTGGACCCTGTGGCGCAGCACAAACCAGTTCTACGCCTGCACCAAGCCGGAGACTCCACTGCCCATCGGCCTCATGCCTCGACATATGGGGATCTACTTAGACTACGAAGAGGGTCAGATCTCCTTCTACAACGCAGAAACAAAGTCCCACATCTACACCTTCACCGGAAACTTCAGAGGGAAGCTGTACCCGCTGTTCGCCCCGCTGGATGGTCGCACATGCATGACAATCCATCCTCCAAATACTGAGATAGAGGAGTTTTAA